The following is a genomic window from Rhododendron vialii isolate Sample 1 chromosome 9a, ASM3025357v1.
AGTACTTGTTCATACACGTTATAAAATACTACTTGTCAAACAATTAAAAATGGTGGATGAAATCGAAACGGTCGTTTGAAATCGAAATCGAAACGGCCTGTTATGCAGCACACATGCGCGCGCATAGacaccacagagagagagagagagagagagagagagagagagagagagagagagagagagagagagagagaatttaagTTCCTTTACCGCTCATGGAGGAAACAGAACTTTTTACTCTCCTTTCACAGCCCTCACAGTCCATTTTCACTTTGACTTCAACTGTCTGAATTCATgtgccaaaaccaaaacccagTTATTCAGATTTCAGAATGATATAGGTGTTGCACAGACCCAAtataacgagagagagagagagagagagagagagagagagagagagagagagagagagagagagagagagagagagagagaatacctgCATTACTTTGCGCTTGCCTTTCCTTGTGCTGGTGGAACTGCACAATTCTGAAAGGTAATCAAGGTAtcccattttttacttttccttttcctagacAAAAAGTAATTAAGCTaagaaccagagagagagagagagagagagaggtaaggTATTATTTGTGCAGAGTGATTGGTTGagtctgtatatatatatataggaggggTAATACAAAGATTTGAGCAAAATTGTTATAATTAGCCAATCGCGTTTATTGTACAGTACTATATTATGTAGAAAACGACTCATGTTTCTAATGAGGCCAAGAACCCTCCAATCATGCCCACTTTCTGGccacaaattaataatttatgTTAGAAAATGATTGATATATGAAGTTATGATGGTCTCTTTACTGCTCCGTTTTCACTTTTAGGTTGCATTTatactggatttttttttctttttgggtttttatttACTGGACTTGAATATTTAATTAATGCAAATCTCAGATGATTAATCTAGgggcaaatttcacttacctcccctgaggtttctgacacgaacagaaacctcccctgaggtttctgaaatgacattGTCCTCCCCTCATTTACCtgacaataccaagggaccTCCCCCCCCGTTATCTGcccgttagaaaatggatggagaaggtgatgtcattgtactatactttttacaatacttATATTACCCTCACCAGACTCAttacccctctcatttataaaatataaaatacaaacatctcTACACTTTATGCTcgtttcactttgagattttgtacttatttaaaaggattcatatttgttaattttctgtcaaactcttgtgaattattggttcgtctcgataagaggaattgaaaaaaagtaaaaaattaacttttaccaaatattttgggtaaaagtaataattttatactcttttgattcctctcgttgagaaaaactaataaaccataaaaatttaacacaaaactagcaaatacgaaaaaaattcaaatatgaacaaaaatcaaaaagcctaaaaatctcATAAACAAGCCTGCATGAAAAAATTGactatgaacaaaaactaaaaagcctaaaaatcccacaaacaaacccacaaattttttttttcgtgcgggcttgtttgtgggattttttaggctttttagtttttgttcatatttgaatttttttcgtatttgctagttttgtgttaaatttttgtggattattaatttgtctcaacgaaggaatcaaaagaatataaaattattacttttatccaaaatattgaatttctcaaaatatttggtaaaagtcttaattttttacttttttcaattcttcttatcgagatgaaccaataatttacaaaagcttgacaaaaattaaacaaatatgaatccttttaaataaagacaaatctcaaagtgaaacggGCACAAAGTGTAtagatgtttgtattttatattttataaatgagagaggtaaagagtctggtgagggtagtataggtattgtaaaaagtatagtacaatgacatcaccttctccatccattttctaacgggCAGGTAAcgacggggggggggggggggggggggggcccttggtattgtcaggtaaaggaggggagggcagtgtcatttcaaaaacctcaggggaggtcagtgaaatttgcccttaatCTAGCGCTCTGTTATTGTAACTTTTtcaatgtactccctccgtcccattttgttccgcctgtttcctttttggaacatcccaaaaaattgtctatatctcacaatctataatgttttttatgattttgaaaactttgtttaataaaataaattgagatctatcaaacaagatccatattgaatatataaaatattatagattgtgagatatagacaattttttagaacgtccaaaaaagaaaacaggcggaacaaagtgggacggagggagtaatttattTACCAATCGACATAAACAAGATGCATTAATTCTTTACCACTCATACGACACATAAGATCATACGACTGCATCTTTTGTCACTATTACTTGACTATAAATTTACGTTACGGAAATGGATTTTCTCTATTCCATGTTTTGGACTAGCGGAGACAGTCTATATCTGTACTATTATTCATTTGTTGTAATTAATGATTTGGATTCTGTCTCGTCCAAATCATCATACCAGAGAGGCCATCCAGACCCTTAATTAAGTTAACTAAGTTTGTTATTTAGTATTGGGAACTAGAGTTTGCCCGTGCTTAAAGGCACGGCGCAATTCGTTTTGAACACAACTGAAATAAATTGCGAAACTATTAACCTCCCCCGccaatgaaaataaattatatggGAAGAATTTTTTTACCTTTGTTTAGTATACTGAgctattttattatatagattttcaACTAAAGAACAGATTAGGGTGAACTATGGATAAGGATTAGATAACCCAAACCAATGTCTAATTATCCATTACTAAATGAAAAGGACCTTCCACGTTGTGTTCTCGTCTGATTATCATCCGGATAATTAAGTGATGGAGCGATATCTAATCCAAGCACTAAACATGGTGTAACAACTGTTTATGTTGCATTTAGTCGTATTCTCCCAAGTTAAACTGCAATAGTTGCCGTCTACTAGACGGCGTCTATCAATGCCACCAAATTACTAGTACTGTGTAATGATATTTACATATTAATATTTAGCTTCTGATCGTGACTATCTCTGGTGTGATTCCCCATCTGACGGAAAAATAGAGCCCGGTCATTGACAATTCAAACCCCTCATTTTGTAAGTCACGATGGATACGTCATGTATATGAAAATTCAAATTGATCAGCCATTGATATTCAGTTAAGAGATCCGTATTTGTACTAATGAATAAACTGTTGAATGGTTAGATTATTACCTTATGTTGCTCTTGAAGTAAATTTAATTCAACCAATATTTTGTATTGTTCCATCAGGCAGTTTTTTTCCCATAAAGAATACAAAACGAAAGGCTAGGATatcatttgaatttttgttaataCTTTCCCATCTCATTTTATTTGCTCACGTTTTCTTATTGGGCTAGTTGTCCCAAATTGTTCGCAATTTTTCATAATTAGAAACCACCAAAATGACAAAGTTTTAATTATACCCTTTTAGTGTAAGATTCTAACATAACTATTAAAGtaattgtaatattctaaagTGTACTTTTGGAAAGCTATACGCTTTTTAACCCAAAGCCTTTCAGTCAATAAATTGGAAGAATTGCTTTAATgagcaaacaaattgggacggaaggaatAATAAATAAAGTGTTAGTACTCATTTTTTACTCCAAATTGTAAGCTATTAATGGAGGGCTATTTAATcaaatattaattaaatttggtgatgagcacccaatattgtagatatttggtgcgactagtctcgttttgctttgttttattttgcgtttatttagcttttatagtgatattgcacgtaaggtaggtttttgtgtttttcaggtaattcgtataaataaggtgcGTTTAATCGTCAAGGAATGCTCCAGGTGcacccaagtactcaaggctatgtaccaccccattgtggtgctcgaaagatggtttggaggttgctcgggttgcccaagagtcaagggaattgaagaagaagtgaggattttactaaagctactcatcttccgacgtgctgagggtagaattgtcataacttttgatgtacaaattacttttgatccaaactacttgggttagaaagtaggcttgacgagctttccaacggttgaAAGAACGCCTAAATCCGAGTTTGGGAGTGTTTGGAGCTAGTCCGtgaagttgcccaaaaaatctgtcaatcatgtaccggtactggggatttcccagtaccggttcatgctgtCCAGAGTTGGTGTTTTTCAGCATTAttgaaggccttgtaccggtactgggatttggccagtaccggttcatactgcAGAAAACAGCCACGTTTTTGCTGctttttctactttctacttttggaatATCTTCCACTTTTGGCTatacttttgggatattttgtgagGGATTAAggccaccttgtataaatatggtctccctctctcatctttAGGTAGCTAgtcatttttcactttaagtctctttttcattttcttagaactccattaaagcttcaagctttcttagttattttcttcaagaacactagtaagtctttctcgtttgttaatttctcgtttattaaagttgcttgtacggactagatctttactaatatcaagtttatttccgtttttattggttaatcatgtttcctttcttaagcatgttttctagtctttttattatgtgtgagtagtatttcggttaagtcttgggctaatctttccCAATGATCTAggcggttatttggttctcgaaacttcgggcttaaaatcatgattttcggaattaagttaacctagccattttggtctaagcgaggggtgttaactccttgatatgaagtttagtcaagcggtcttggcaagcaacgtaccgagggctcgtggcctcctacgtgttggatacattagcaaaaataggtttgttttgttccgtttaatcacatcttttgataaacgtagtcattaaagttaaatctttcgggcgtgagcacgcggtcgtgactctcgcttgagttataatcgagaaccggtagcggcctttgtcaagggatggacgatccctagacttgcctcttttaagttaattaagctcatttctagtcttttccttaattttcaCCGTTtctaagcaaaatcaagttggccgtcttgaacgccgcactctaccttataaacctacaatccaaactagctatatttcgattcttattgggtacgatcccggacttccggatattatgctatcgacgacctagccctacgcttggggtgtttcaaccttattagaaggcgaggttcggagcTAAGCATTTGGCCAGTATTTATGAAGTTTCTCGGGCTAAAAATCAATGCCCCCAAACCAATTTTGTGATTTGGAGTAAGACCCAAATAATTAAAATCCAAGTGAAGCATCAAATAACTTTCCATTGAGATCGATTTGCTTGGAGAAACTGTAGTCCActcttagtcacataatccttttAAATATTTTGTGCTCACGCTCTCAATCGTAACACTCATGAATTTCAATTATTTgagagattttggaagattCTTTCATTCCCCGCTTCACATTTTGTGACTTAGGCATTTCTTCCTATGGGCACATGGGGTACTACAAAGGTGGAGTGACCCAAGATACATGAGAAGttgggtttttattttcaaatgtgAATTGGTTATGGAGATTTGGCATTGAAAgaccttagagcatccgcaatgggaataatcaaaatcaataaccaaaatgtgtcacgtcagcatttgattatccatttagttcataatcaaacttaacaaactttatcTCCACATTGGTTTTTTTTGCATCTCTATAAAAAACCCCTCCaaaatacgcaatgcacctatgtccaattgcaaacgagttttaatcacgcacccgaccataccaaattattcgtctcgatgaaacgattctaatgtgagatgttttttagttttgagtttggttattgggtttggttattgagttttggttattggtaaaagttgttaagtttggttatggaatggatggaatttgattatttgctaaaagacttgtaactttgcttattacaatgtgatgtgtttttttagcatcgttgttaagtttgcttatccataccaatttgcttattataatgtggatgctcttaggagAAAAGTTATTTGCCAAGACATGGGACACTTGTCGACGTCCAAGAATCCCACTCCCCCATGATTTCAATTTATGCAACCACTCATCCACAATCGCGGCTACTCTCACTCTTCTCTACAACACCTTGGAGCCTAACAATAATGTTAGAGACACAACACTCTACCACATCACAAATCACACATGTCTCTGTAGCACTGCAAGATTGATGATTGCAAagcagttttaaaaaaaaatgattgttttCTCATTATCTATCATGCAGTACCATGCACATAGGCGGGTGTGGTTAGTGTTGTGGTGGAGTATTGTGTCTATATATTACATTTAGAATCTAGAAtctatcaaaataaattttcacaaacaGCCACATAGTATAGATTTGAAACTTCTGGTAGAGATACTTTCAGTAACCTGCCTAGAACCTGAAAATCACGAAATTCAAAAGTAATTTCGCAACTTACTTTTATCCTTGTCTATCCATCTTTTGAGAACCAAACGGTCCATTAAACTCTAAAACTTACATCTCAGTAACAACAAAGGagcagaaaagaaacaaaaaaaatcctaacaTATTTGTAGCTACATAGTCCATTATCTCGATTTTTGAGGGTTTCCACTGCAATATTGCATATTGCAAAGCTTATTTATTTGCACGGACCAATCAATCGTTCAGCATTCACATAATAGAACACGTAGTAGTGTTGTCGTCACTGAACATAGTGGCGAGGTTGTCGACGGCGGAGTTCGGGGCAGGAAGTGGGTGCGCCACGTTCCTCACGTATCCGGCAGGGGCCTTTCTGTCATAAGCTTGATGGGCATAAGGGTAATACACCAAATTGTAGGGGACGTATGGCCATAACTCGGCTTTCTTCCCGGTCCTCCTCACCCTCTTTAACACCTTGTCTGGCTTCACGTACCCGCTCACTGTCACCTTGCTTTGCTTACGGTTTACCTCCACCGATTTCACTCCTGAATTAAATTAGATTATTACCAATCCAAACACGCCATAGAGATAGTATtaataaatgagagagagagagagagagagagagagagagagagagagagagagagagagagagtttgtttTAGTCATTACCTCTCATGGAGGAAACAGCATTTCTGACCTTCTTTTCACAGCCCTCACAATCCATTTTCACTTTGACTTCAACTGTCTGAATTCATgtgccaaaaccaaaacccagTTAGTTTTCAGAATGCTATATGCGTTGCACAAGCCCAAtataacgagagagagagagagagagagagagagagagagagagagtacctgcATTACTTTGCGCTTGCCTCTCCTTGTGCTGGTTAAACTGAACAATTTTGGAAGGTAATCAAGGTATCCCATTTTTACTACTTCTCTTTGTTccttttcctagccaaaaagTAActaagcagagagagagagggggggactAGTGGCAGAGTGAATATTGGTTTGAGTGCGGTGGGCGTAAAATTttcgatatatatataggaggggTGATACAAATTTGAGCAATTGCTATATTAGCCATTCGCGTTTAGTATATTATGTTGAAAACGACAAATGTTTCTAATGAGGGGTTATGAATCCTCCCAAAAATATCATGCCTACTTTTTGGCCACAAATAGTTTAATACGGAGTAGAAAATAATTGATGAAGTTTTTAGGTGGTATATCACATGATGGTGTACGTCGGCGATTTTAACTGTTCAtatgtgttttggacggttcggatttgaGAGTGAGAAAAAAGATGATAAAGAGTGGTCTagcgagaggagagagaatgaataaatctgaaccgtttaaaACACGGATCACTGATGGGGTACGACATGTGTGGTACCTattcggcacccaaaaacttggACCCAGGGGTGCTATAATATTGTACCCCCGCACTACACATGTAGGCCCAATCCggctgtccatctcggcaatggacgaCTCGGATTTTCATCCGAATAATTGACGGCTAGGATTTTTAGGAGCTCGAATTAAATCCAAGTCATCCGCACCGAGATGGACAGACAGATCGGCCGCACTATACAGTGTAATGCAACGGGTACACTACAGCCCCTCCCAAtcccaaaaacttctcctatCCAGTTTAGAAATTAACACTAGATTCGCAGCTTTTTCACGCAGTACTGTAAATGTAAAGGAACCCATTAGGAAATTGCTTTTGGTTTTGACTACAAATTTGTTACAAAGTGGTGAAATTTGTTAAAAGATtcatattagtaaaaaaattatttgagtaaacgtatgatttttgagtttgaaattgtctttttaaaaaataagtacttaattggatttctgaaacggggccttgAGTTTTCTCAAATTAATTGTGAATCCAGCTTGTGCTCTTTGTTTGAATCTTAACCATGGTTTTAGTGATTtgcctttgaaattttttttataaactgcTAGATAGACATAAGATCTACGCAATAATCGATTTATCTATTGTGCAATCAATtgtctcattgaaatctttttaCGTCGTAGTCCTTCTTCCACCCGCGAATAAAATAACTAAGGCTAGCTGGGCTTCATAATATTAATCGTTAGCATTTAACAAAAGTTTTGCACTTTTTACAAAGCAACAACAGCGAATTGAGAATTGAAGTGAAACAAAGGGGGAAAATCAAACTTAACTTGAAGCGTAGATTTTATGTAAGTGAAAAAAAGAAGGGTAATTTTATCTTTTTTGCTCGGCAAGGGTAATTTTATTCGCTTGGGGTTGTGAAGAATTTAGGGATAATTTTGGCATTTTGAAACTAAAAAGTAGCATCGGCAAAGGAAGTGAGAGTAATTTTCAGGACCAAAGGGGAAGACAGTGTATTTGTTAGAAATCTTAGGGAGGTCAATATAATTTATCCTATTATTGTACTTTATGTGGCTGTACTTGTAGATTTAAATTCAACTCAAAAGAATTGACAGATTTTAATGTGCTTTTAAACATCAaggccctataaaaaaaaaaatcaatagaagggtcaaaacaagtttttgaaatccCTATTTTACCCCTATTTTCTTGGGGTTTTTTGTGGCTATCTTGGGTGGAGGAAGTAATTAATGGATATGCTGTTTTGAGAGGGACACTTTAGTTTGAACGAAGAGTTCAAAGGTATGTCATGCTATAAATGATATGGAGCCCATCTACCCCttgcattattttatttttttgaaccagtAAACATATAcatcaacaacaaaacaaatacaaaggacacaaaaggtcccattacaagaaaaaatttacaaaaaaaaaaaagcaaagggaaaacaaaaaaagaaaaactagctTCAATGTCGAAACCCACGTCTCGCACGTAGATTGAAAGATCCTCATCTGCACTAAGTCCGGTCTCATCGCAGTCGAAGCCAAACTGGCTCTTTCACCGTTGCTATTGGAGAGCCCAAGAGTCCGTCACCAAGAGCCATAAACCCAAATCTGGTTCCCCAGTTCTGGGCCCTCCGAAtccaaaaatgatgaaaaaaatgaaagaacttAATTTTCTACCTAAAGAGAGTTTTAACCATCTCAACGATAAAAGtagaagagaagaggaaaggGTTTGGAGCTCTAGGGGactgagagggagagagaagtaGGAAGAGAACAATAAAAGAGGGGGAGAAAAGAGGTGAGGAAGAAGGGAAGGGGCGGCGACCGGGGGAGAGGGTGGGAACCCAACCccccaacactctctctctgtctctctttaGAAGACTCTACCATGCAATATTTCCCCACCtacctctctctcatctctcacacgccatctctctttctctccttggctctcactctctctccctctttcacCCAAAAATTTTGCTACACCGCCATAGATCTTTGAAACCCACGCACATCTTGCTCATTCTACTTTTTGGAACATTTAGTTAGAGACTATATCACATGATCAATCTTATGGAATTGCAATGTTATTGGATCACAAATTTCAAGAATTTGGAGATATTGAatatcaaaaatgctacttgcacaaccgttgtattgattgtgtgcgtaattctgaccatCCCGATGTATTGAGATGCAATAATCTTACTGGTAGTATTCAGCTTGCAGTAACAAACTTTGAACAAAAAGCTAGACTAGCTATAGGGGTGGGCATGCCTGccacgaaaaacaaaataaattcatataattaagctaaaaataaatatttttatgggtaATTCTATACATTGGACATTAGTTTGATGAACtgtcaactaaaaaaaataaaaatttagcgaAAAGTAGGACTTTTTGACATGACAACACAACCCGAAAATGACACGACCCGGACATGACACGAAAGATTTGATAAGTTGAAAAATGTTATgggattttataaataagattttgatatataacacgaaaatgacacgaaattACCTATTACCCACCCTTAACTAGCTAGATACCtgaattataaaataaaataaaaaattgcctGAAAAGCCTGAGAAATGTTCTCAATCATATCTATGGTTATCTCTACATCATTGGTATACCATAGCCGATTTATGAAAATCAGCCATCCCTATCCCAAAGCACAAGTGTGTGGACATTAAACATGCACATACACATGGTCCATGAATGCTAAACCTTGTGTGTATACTTATGATGGCAAAGTTTTACTTGTTAACGAAGCTCTATTTAATTAGGCCccattccagaaaccttcttaaaaaataagcagcttatttcacattttcaagctcaaaaataaagtaaatgaaaaataatttttcaatttttttgcatcgtataaaaaatctcatcgagatcttccaaataagatccatagtacatatttttagatttcaataaacctataatttttgagcttaaaattaccttcttaaaaaataaggacttactTTTTGTTCCGGAACGGAACCTTAATCTGGAATATTCCAATTGGAACAATGCTATGAACACATTTTACTTTAACACTCAGTTTTAGACACACAACTGCATCGAGAGTCCTTCGATGCATGTGGTCCAACATACATTGAGCAGCTTCCAACACAATTGTGTCTGAAATTTGTGTTCTCAATAACATCTTATAattagcttcttcttctttttttagtaACTGAGGAACAACCCTGCAGCCGAGCCACTATTGGACCAGTCTGCGCAATCCAAACCTCGAGGGAGACTAGCACAGCAACCCACTGCTATGGccccccacttaaatcatggtttgtctccaaggggaatcgaaccctgctATGTTGCAAGCACAAATTCGCCCTTACCATGTTGATTGATCCCAAAAGTCAAAGAGATTCCTATTATACTCTCAATACCCCTGGCTTCCACTAGAAATCCTCCCTTGCAACACACACAAGATCTGAATTTAGATCCTATATTTGGAATTATCAGGCACACAATCgaaaaggattttgaattctactattacttgttttcttcttcttttttaattaacCTGGGATGTTACCGGGTTGGAAAATCCTACAATACACACTGCAGACCATATTTGGGTCCGTACCATATGGATTACAGACCCCTTGAAATTATACAGAAACTCACAATTTTTGGACATAAATTTATAATAACAATCtccaattcataaattttgtataaaaattcATAGTAACATTTGCACATAGTTTCATAACATCAACTTTCAATTCATCACATTTACAAGTACGAGATTTTCTCTTAGCATAATCAATTTTTATGCAAATACCATAAAATTTATATA
Proteins encoded in this region:
- the LOC131302052 gene encoding heavy metal-associated isoprenylated plant protein 20-like isoform X1, with the protein product MGYLDYLPKLFSLTSTRRGKRKVMQTVEVKVKMDCEGCEKKVRNAVSSMRGVKSVEVNRKQSKVTVSGYVKPDKVLKRVRRTGKKAELWPYVPYNLVYYPYAHQAYDRKAPAGYVRNVAHPLPAPNSAVDNLATMFSDDNTTTCSIM